From Streptomyces sp. NBC_00237, a single genomic window includes:
- the thrS gene encoding threonine--tRNA ligase yields the protein MSDVRVFIQRDSEREERVVTTGTTAAELFAGERSIVAARVAGELKDLSYEVQDGEEVEPVEISSEDGLNILRHSTAHVMAQAVQELFPEAKLGIGPPVKDGFYYDFDVEKPFTPEDLKAIEKQMQIIQKRGQKFSRRVVSDEAAREELANEPYKLELIGIKGSASTDDGADVEVGGSELTIYDNLDAKTGEVCWSDLCRGPHLPSTRNVPAFKLMRNAAAYWRGSEKNPMLQRIYGTAWPSKDELKAHLEFLAEAEKRDHRKLGSELDLFSIPEQIGSGLAVFHPKGGIIRRVMEDYSRRRHEEEGYEFVYTPHATKGKLFEQSGHLDWYADGMYPPMQLDEGTDYYLKPMNCPMHNLIFDARGRSYRELPLRLFEFGTVYRYEKSGVVHGLTRARGFTQDDAHIYCTKEQMAEELDKTLTFVLGLLRDYGLTDFYLELSTKDPEKFVGSDEIWEEATATLQQVAEKQGLPLVPDPGGAAFYGPKISVQCKDAIGRTWQMSTVQLDFNLPERFGLEYTGPDGSKQQPVMIHRALFGSIERFFAVLLEHYAGAFPAWLAPVQAVGIPIGDAHIPYLQEFAAEAKKKGLRVEVDASSDRMQKKIRNHQKQKTPFMIIVGDEDMAAGTVSFRYRDGSQENGIPKADALAKLLDVVERRVQV from the coding sequence GTGTCAGATGTCCGTGTGTTCATCCAACGCGATTCCGAGCGGGAAGAGCGCGTGGTGACGACGGGCACTACGGCAGCCGAGCTCTTCGCCGGCGAGCGCTCGATCGTCGCCGCCCGCGTGGCCGGTGAGCTGAAGGACCTCAGCTACGAGGTGCAGGACGGCGAGGAGGTCGAGCCGGTCGAGATCTCGTCCGAGGACGGCCTCAACATCCTGCGGCACTCCACCGCGCACGTCATGGCGCAGGCCGTGCAGGAGCTGTTCCCGGAGGCGAAGCTCGGTATCGGGCCGCCGGTCAAGGACGGTTTCTACTACGACTTCGACGTCGAGAAGCCCTTCACCCCGGAGGACCTCAAGGCGATCGAGAAGCAGATGCAGATCATCCAGAAGCGGGGGCAGAAGTTCTCCCGCCGGGTGGTCAGCGACGAGGCGGCCCGCGAGGAGCTGGCCAACGAGCCGTACAAGCTGGAGCTCATCGGCATCAAGGGCTCCGCTTCGACCGACGACGGGGCGGACGTCGAGGTGGGCGGCAGCGAGCTGACCATCTACGACAACCTCGACGCGAAGACCGGCGAGGTGTGCTGGAGCGACCTCTGCCGGGGCCCGCACCTGCCCTCGACCCGTAACGTCCCCGCCTTCAAGCTGATGCGGAACGCGGCTGCGTACTGGCGCGGCAGCGAGAAGAACCCGATGCTCCAGCGCATCTACGGCACCGCGTGGCCGTCGAAGGACGAGCTGAAGGCGCACCTGGAGTTCCTGGCCGAGGCCGAGAAGCGGGACCACCGCAAGCTCGGCAGCGAGCTGGACCTCTTCTCGATCCCCGAGCAGATCGGGTCGGGTCTGGCGGTCTTCCACCCCAAGGGCGGGATCATCCGGCGGGTCATGGAGGACTACTCGCGCCGTCGGCACGAGGAGGAGGGGTACGAGTTCGTCTATACCCCGCACGCCACCAAGGGGAAGCTTTTCGAACAGTCGGGTCACCTGGACTGGTACGCCGACGGCATGTACCCGCCCATGCAGCTCGACGAGGGCACGGACTACTACCTCAAGCCCATGAACTGCCCGATGCACAACCTGATCTTCGATGCGCGGGGGCGTTCGTACCGCGAACTGCCGCTGCGGCTCTTCGAGTTCGGCACGGTGTACCGGTACGAGAAGTCGGGCGTGGTGCACGGTCTGACCCGTGCGCGCGGCTTCACGCAGGACGACGCGCACATCTACTGCACCAAGGAGCAGATGGCGGAGGAGCTCGACAAGACGCTCACCTTCGTGCTGGGGCTGCTGCGCGACTACGGTCTGACGGACTTCTACCTGGAGCTGTCCACCAAGGATCCGGAGAAGTTCGTCGGCTCGGACGAGATCTGGGAAGAGGCGACCGCGACGCTTCAGCAGGTCGCCGAGAAGCAGGGGCTGCCCCTGGTTCCGGACCCGGGTGGGGCTGCGTTCTACGGGCCGAAGATCTCGGTGCAGTGCAAGGATGCGATCGGCCGTACCTGGCAGATGTCGACTGTGCAGCTCGACTTCAACCTGCCTGAACGGTTCGGCTTGGAATACACCGGTCCGGACGGCTCGAAGCAGCAGCCGGTCATGATCCACCGCGCGCTGTTCGGCTCGATCGAGCGCTTCTTCGCGGTGCTGCTTGAGCACTACGCGGGTGCGTTCCCGGCGTGGCTGGCGCCCGTCCAGGCGGTCGGCATTCCGATCGGCGACGCGCACATCCCGTACCTCCAGGAGTTCGCCGCCGAGGCGAAGAAGAAGGGGCTGCGGGTCGAGGTGGACGCGTCGTCCGACCGCATGCAGAAGAAGATCAGGAACCACCAGAAGCAGAAGACGCCGTTCATGATCATCGTCGGTGACGAGGACATGGCCGCCGGTACGGTCTCCTTCCGCTACCGCGACGGTTCGCAGGAGAACGGCATTCCGAAGGCTGACGCCCTCGCGAAGCTGCTCGACGTGGTGGAGCGTCGCGTCCAGGTCTGA
- a CDS encoding HIT domain-containing protein, translated as MTTEPEQQSGPVGEPDGFGRLWTPHRIAYIQGENKPTGPGSDDGCPFCVAPAHSDEESLIVARGTSVYAIMNLYPYNGGHMMVMPYRHVADYTELDDAETAEVALFTKKAMAALRKASGAHGFNLGMNQGAAAGAGIAAHLHQHVVPRWGGDTNFMPVVGHTKVLPQLLADTRKMLADVWPESV; from the coding sequence ATGACGACTGAGCCGGAGCAGCAGAGTGGACCGGTGGGTGAGCCGGACGGGTTCGGGCGGCTGTGGACGCCCCACCGGATCGCCTACATCCAGGGTGAGAACAAGCCGACCGGACCCGGGTCCGACGACGGCTGTCCCTTCTGCGTGGCTCCGGCGCACAGCGACGAGGAGTCGCTGATCGTGGCGCGCGGCACGAGCGTGTACGCGATCATGAATCTGTACCCGTACAACGGCGGCCACATGATGGTCATGCCGTACCGGCACGTCGCCGACTACACCGAGCTGGACGACGCCGAGACCGCCGAGGTGGCCCTCTTCACGAAGAAGGCGATGGCGGCGCTGCGGAAGGCGTCCGGGGCGCACGGGTTCAATCTCGGGATGAACCAAGGGGCCGCCGCCGGTGCCGGGATCGCCGCGCACCTGCACCAGCACGTGGTGCCCCGCTGGGGCGGGGACACCAACTTCATGCCGGTCGTCGGGCACACCAAGGTGCTGCCGCAGCTCCTCGCGGACACCCGGAAGATGCTGGCCGACGTGTGGCCGGAGAGCGTGTAG